In one Spirosoma rigui genomic region, the following are encoded:
- a CDS encoding inositol-3-phosphate synthase: protein MNSPSSLLPASGRLGVLMPGLGAVATTFVAGVLAARQGLAYPAGSLTQASHIQLGTGTGSRSPLIRDFVPLADLNDLVFGGWDIFPDNLYDAARQANVLERPLLDQLQPELAAIRPMKAVFDPHYVRNLSGSWVKETTNKWEQVQDLMADIEHFSLVNQCQRLVMVWCASTERYHEPQPVHQSLAAFERGLRESDPAIAPSMLYAYAALKMRVPFAMGAPNLCVDIPALEELARLTGTPLGGKDFKTGQTLMKTIIAPGLRARALGVNGWFSTNILGNRDGLVLDAPENFQTKEVSKGRVLEGILDGEMSPELWGDIHHKVRIEYYPPHGDNKEGWDNIDIFGWLGYKMQIKVNFLCRDSILAAPVVLDLALFLDLAQRAGLSGVQEWLGFYWKSPQTVAGSLPVHDLFQQLNKLENMLRYLMGEEPMTNLDIRYSEAEPVEVDSETHS, encoded by the coding sequence ATGAATAGTCCTTCCTCACTACTGCCGGCTTCCGGCCGATTGGGCGTACTGATGCCCGGTCTGGGTGCCGTTGCTACTACCTTTGTTGCCGGTGTGCTGGCGGCCCGTCAGGGTCTTGCCTATCCGGCGGGGTCGCTTACCCAGGCATCCCATATCCAGTTGGGTACCGGCACCGGTAGCCGCTCCCCACTCATTCGTGATTTTGTGCCCCTGGCCGACCTGAACGATCTGGTCTTTGGGGGCTGGGATATTTTTCCCGACAACCTCTACGATGCGGCCCGGCAGGCTAACGTACTGGAACGGCCCCTCCTGGATCAGTTGCAGCCGGAACTGGCGGCTATCCGCCCGATGAAGGCAGTTTTTGATCCCCACTACGTCCGGAACCTGTCTGGAAGCTGGGTCAAAGAGACAACCAACAAGTGGGAGCAGGTGCAGGATCTGATGGCCGACATCGAGCATTTTAGTCTGGTTAACCAGTGCCAGCGTCTGGTCATGGTCTGGTGCGCGTCGACCGAGCGATACCACGAGCCGCAGCCAGTACACCAATCACTGGCGGCTTTTGAGCGGGGACTGCGGGAGAGTGATCCGGCCATTGCCCCATCCATGCTCTACGCGTATGCTGCTCTGAAAATGCGGGTGCCTTTTGCGATGGGTGCGCCCAACCTGTGCGTGGACATCCCCGCTCTCGAAGAACTGGCCCGGCTCACGGGCACTCCTCTGGGCGGTAAAGATTTCAAAACGGGGCAAACGCTTATGAAAACCATCATTGCACCGGGGTTGCGGGCGCGGGCACTGGGCGTTAACGGGTGGTTCTCGACCAACATCCTGGGTAACCGCGACGGGCTGGTACTCGACGCACCGGAAAATTTCCAGACCAAGGAAGTCTCCAAAGGGCGGGTGCTGGAGGGTATTCTGGATGGTGAGATGAGCCCTGAACTCTGGGGCGACATACACCATAAAGTAAGAATAGAATATTATCCGCCCCACGGTGACAACAAAGAAGGCTGGGACAACATTGACATTTTCGGGTGGCTGGGCTACAAAATGCAGATCAAAGTCAACTTCCTCTGCCGAGATTCGATTCTGGCGGCCCCCGTAGTGCTTGATTTGGCCCTTTTTCTCGACCTGGCCCAGCGGGCGGGTTTGTCCGGCGTTCAGGAGTGGCTGGGTTTCTACTGGAAATCGCCCCAAACGGTAGCCGGCTCGCTCCCGGTTCATGACCTGTTTCAGCAACTAAATAAGCTGGAGAATATGTTACGGTATTTAATGGGGGAAGAACCCATGACAAACCTCGACATACGCTATAGCGAGGCAGAACCCGTGGAAGTCGATAGTGAAACACATTCATAA
- a CDS encoding phosphatidylglycerophosphatase A family protein, giving the protein MKHIHKFFASGLGLGYIPVGAGTVASVVTIVVVYLLETAAVAPGQPPSAGLWLLIIGLVTFGGVWSASVVEADWGEDSNRVVIDEVAGMLIAIWALPHTPVWLLAGLVLFRFLDIRKPGPIRRLEQLPGGWGVMFDDVGAGVVANGVLQGVWFFTKG; this is encoded by the coding sequence GTGAAACACATTCATAAATTTTTTGCCAGTGGATTGGGGCTGGGCTACATACCGGTAGGAGCCGGAACCGTAGCGTCGGTGGTGACAATTGTGGTCGTCTACCTGCTGGAAACGGCGGCCGTCGCCCCGGGCCAGCCGCCCTCCGCGGGGCTTTGGTTACTCATCATCGGTCTGGTAACATTTGGGGGTGTCTGGTCGGCATCCGTTGTTGAAGCCGACTGGGGTGAGGATAGTAACCGGGTTGTTATTGACGAGGTGGCCGGGATGCTCATTGCCATCTGGGCCCTACCGCACACACCCGTCTGGCTGCTGGCCGGGCTGGTGTTGTTCCGGTTTCTGGATATCCGTAAGCCCGGACCCATCCGGCGACTGGAACAGCTGCCGGGTGGGTGGGGAGTAATGTTCGACGATGTGGGCGCTGGTGTAGTCGCTAATGGTGTGCTGCAGGGCGTCTGGTTTTTTACGAAGGGATAA
- a CDS encoding acyl carrier protein encodes MTLEQINSRLQAILVNIGVSFNNLTEQAHFSRDLGLDSLDVTDLLVQVEDTFSIRIPDEVWWKLKTVGQLTNYLIDEMVFD; translated from the coding sequence ATGACTCTGGAACAAATCAACAGTCGCCTGCAGGCTATCCTTGTCAACATTGGCGTCAGCTTCAACAACTTAACCGAACAGGCCCATTTCAGCCGGGATCTGGGGCTCGACTCGCTGGACGTAACGGACCTCCTCGTTCAGGTCGAGGATACGTTCAGCATCCGCATCCCCGACGAGGTCTGGTGGAAATTAAAGACCGTCGGGCAGCTGACGAACTACCTTATTGATGAGATGGTGTTCGACTAG
- a CDS encoding efflux RND transporter periplasmic adaptor subunit: protein MKRIITVFALVATLGLTAWTLVNNKKVVEEKVYKPNPDQPVGVRTAVAGLRSLSQANEFLGSFSPNREIEIRPQAGGQIVSLPVEEGQTIGAGRLVAKLDDEQIRYQIEALQVTLEGYQNDLKRFEVLVKGDATPAINLERTELSIRSTQAQLKQLQKQLANTTVTTPFAGIVTEKMVEKGSVVSVGAPIAKVTDISTLKLVVQVPEKAINQFRIGQSLPILTEVYPDARFMGRVSMIAAQGDAAHNYPVEITVQNSGKNPLRAGMYGSIANTRSVKGQTLAVPRQAIVGSEKQPQIYVIEAGKAVLKSVGIGATTNEYYEITRGLKAGDQVVTSGQINLQNGTPVIAQ, encoded by the coding sequence ATGAAACGTATTATCACCGTCTTTGCGCTGGTCGCAACGCTGGGTCTGACCGCCTGGACACTGGTCAACAACAAGAAAGTAGTAGAAGAAAAAGTATACAAGCCCAATCCAGACCAGCCAGTAGGGGTACGGACGGCCGTGGCCGGTCTGCGAAGCTTGTCGCAGGCGAATGAATTTCTGGGCTCTTTTTCACCCAACCGGGAAATCGAGATCCGCCCGCAGGCGGGTGGCCAGATTGTGTCGCTTCCCGTGGAGGAAGGGCAGACGATTGGGGCGGGGCGTCTGGTTGCCAAGCTCGACGATGAGCAGATCCGGTACCAGATTGAAGCACTCCAGGTGACGCTGGAGGGGTACCAGAACGACCTGAAGCGGTTTGAAGTACTGGTGAAAGGCGATGCCACCCCCGCCATCAACCTGGAACGTACCGAACTGAGCATCCGCTCGACCCAGGCGCAACTCAAACAACTGCAAAAGCAACTGGCTAACACCACCGTAACAACGCCCTTTGCCGGGATTGTTACGGAGAAAATGGTCGAAAAAGGCTCGGTTGTTTCGGTAGGGGCACCCATTGCTAAGGTCACCGACATCTCGACCCTTAAACTGGTTGTGCAGGTACCCGAAAAAGCCATCAATCAGTTCCGAATCGGCCAGTCATTACCCATCCTGACCGAAGTCTACCCCGATGCCCGATTTATGGGGCGCGTATCGATGATTGCCGCCCAGGGCGATGCCGCCCATAACTACCCCGTTGAAATCACGGTTCAGAACTCGGGTAAAAATCCGCTACGGGCGGGTATGTACGGCTCCATTGCCAACACCCGTAGCGTAAAAGGCCAGACACTGGCCGTTCCCCGCCAAGCTATCGTTGGATCGGAAAAACAGCCGCAGATCTACGTCATCGAAGCGGGCAAAGCGGTCCTGAAATCGGTGGGTATCGGTGCCACTACCAACGAGTATTACGAAATAACCCGTGGATTAAAAGCGGGTGATCAGGTTGTGACCAGTGGTCAGATTAACCTACAGAACGGCACACCGGTAATCGCGCAATAG
- a CDS encoding efflux RND transporter permease subunit: MKFVETIIKRPSLIIVLFAILTIGGLFSYRLLSYELLPEFSTPVITITTIYPGAAPSEVETEISKKIEDAVSGLDNLDDVKSNSFENASVLVVQFKAGTDIDMALQDAQREIDKMVSDLPDDAEQPSLSKISPSDQPIMQLLATSTLPNEVFYQQVEDTYLPVLQQIKGVADITMVGGDKREIRINVDDDKLNYYGLSLLQVSQAINQANLDFPTGKVKSSSENMTLRLAGKFQSLADIRKLVIATPPNGSPIRVSDVAKVTDGLAEATSISRFNGQNGIGLFIKKQSDANAVDISESVQAKLAQIEKENAKDNVHFAMAYDSSVFTLASVEAVTHDLVLAVGLVAIVMLLFLHSFRNAFIVMISVPASLISAFLFMYVMGYSLNLMTLLALSLVIGILVDDSIVVLENIQRHLEMGKDRWRATLDGVSEIGFAAVAITLVIVVVFVPITFVNSVIADLLRQFSLTVAFSTLVSLLVSFTLTPWLTSKLARLEHLNPKNPFQAFLLWFEKGLTSITGAYHRSLAWVLGHKLAFTGILVAIFAFTGWVMSLGIIGSEFVAQGDQGKLLLTMKLDKSASLQQNNLTARSIENYLRRKPEVKTIFANVGGASTGMNSTGQGETNRTELTVQLADSQERPGHKLTEQYMIDMRKELEKQFPAIEFNSAVVGIVNSGSAPIEIFLSGNSVDENLAAAEELASRIRRTPGANDVNVSVESGNPEVRVDIDREKMAKLGINIATVGGTLQNAFAGNDDSKFRDGAEDYDIRVMLDAFDRKNPDDVKTINFFSPAANRPVRLAEFATVSLSNGPSLLERKNRRSSVTVTANTLGTGSGTLTAVIQADLAKNPLPAGVTVSWGGDAKNQSEGFGSLGIAMLAGLMLVYFIMVLLYDSFVYPFVVLFSVPVAVVGALLALALTASNIGIFAMLGMLMLIGLVVKNAILIVDFANQQKAEGVPFRQAILHAGKERLRPILMTTIAMVIGMIPIATASGAGAEWKNSLAWVLIGGLSSSMVLTIYLVPMMYYLVDRTQEWVGNRFRKPKTAKPVPQPV; encoded by the coding sequence ATGAAATTTGTCGAAACGATCATCAAACGCCCGTCGCTCATTATCGTCTTATTTGCGATACTGACCATCGGTGGTCTATTTTCCTATCGGTTGCTGAGTTACGAGTTGCTGCCGGAGTTTTCTACCCCGGTCATTACCATAACGACCATCTATCCGGGAGCGGCTCCATCGGAGGTGGAAACGGAGATCAGTAAAAAGATTGAGGATGCGGTATCCGGTCTGGATAACCTCGACGATGTGAAATCCAACTCGTTCGAAAACGCATCGGTACTGGTCGTTCAGTTCAAGGCCGGAACGGACATCGATATGGCGCTGCAGGACGCCCAGCGCGAAATCGACAAGATGGTGAGCGATCTGCCCGACGATGCTGAACAACCGTCGCTGTCGAAAATATCGCCCAGCGATCAGCCCATCATGCAGCTGCTGGCTACGTCGACGCTGCCCAATGAAGTATTCTATCAACAGGTCGAAGATACCTACCTGCCGGTGCTGCAGCAGATCAAGGGCGTCGCCGACATTACGATGGTGGGGGGCGACAAGCGGGAAATCCGGATCAACGTTGATGACGACAAGCTCAACTATTACGGACTATCCTTGCTTCAGGTATCGCAGGCCATTAACCAGGCCAACCTCGACTTCCCGACCGGAAAAGTAAAAAGTAGCAGCGAGAACATGACCCTGCGACTGGCGGGTAAATTTCAATCGCTGGCCGACATTCGCAAACTGGTCATTGCGACCCCACCCAACGGAAGCCCGATTCGGGTGAGTGACGTAGCAAAAGTGACCGACGGCCTGGCCGAAGCAACCAGTATAAGTCGTTTCAACGGGCAAAACGGGATTGGTCTGTTCATCAAGAAGCAGTCCGATGCCAACGCCGTCGACATCAGCGAGTCGGTGCAGGCCAAGCTGGCTCAGATCGAAAAAGAAAACGCGAAAGACAACGTACATTTCGCCATGGCCTACGACAGCAGTGTTTTCACGCTGGCCTCCGTCGAAGCCGTAACCCACGACCTGGTGCTGGCCGTTGGGCTGGTGGCCATCGTGATGCTCTTGTTCCTGCACAGTTTCCGCAATGCCTTCATTGTCATGATCTCGGTGCCAGCCTCGCTGATCTCGGCTTTCCTGTTCATGTATGTCATGGGGTATTCCCTCAACCTGATGACCCTGCTGGCCCTCTCACTGGTTATCGGTATTCTGGTCGATGACTCGATTGTGGTGCTCGAAAACATCCAGCGCCACCTCGAAATGGGTAAAGACCGCTGGCGCGCCACCCTCGACGGGGTGAGTGAAATTGGGTTTGCCGCCGTTGCCATTACGCTGGTTATTGTGGTTGTGTTCGTACCGATTACGTTCGTAAACTCGGTCATCGCCGATCTGTTGCGGCAGTTCTCGCTGACGGTGGCGTTCTCGACCCTGGTCAGTTTGCTGGTTAGTTTCACCCTTACCCCCTGGCTGACATCGAAACTGGCGCGGCTTGAACACCTGAATCCGAAAAATCCATTCCAGGCGTTCCTGCTCTGGTTCGAAAAAGGACTCACGTCTATCACTGGTGCCTACCATCGCAGCCTGGCCTGGGTGCTGGGGCATAAACTGGCTTTTACGGGCATACTGGTTGCGATCTTTGCTTTCACGGGCTGGGTCATGAGCCTAGGTATTATCGGGTCGGAGTTCGTTGCGCAGGGCGATCAGGGTAAGCTCCTGCTGACCATGAAGCTCGACAAAAGCGCGTCCCTGCAGCAGAATAACCTGACCGCCCGCAGCATCGAGAATTACCTGCGCCGGAAACCCGAAGTGAAGACCATCTTCGCCAACGTAGGCGGAGCCAGTACCGGCATGAACAGCACCGGACAGGGCGAAACAAACCGGACAGAGCTGACGGTTCAACTGGCCGATTCCCAGGAGCGGCCCGGTCATAAGCTGACCGAACAGTATATGATTGATATGCGGAAGGAGCTGGAAAAACAGTTTCCCGCCATTGAGTTCAACTCCGCAGTGGTCGGCATAGTCAATTCCGGCTCGGCACCAATCGAGATTTTCCTGAGCGGCAACAGCGTCGACGAAAATCTGGCCGCGGCCGAGGAACTGGCCAGCCGGATTCGGAGAACGCCCGGCGCCAACGACGTGAACGTATCGGTGGAGTCGGGTAATCCGGAAGTTCGGGTTGACATTGACCGGGAGAAAATGGCGAAGCTGGGCATCAATATCGCCACGGTAGGGGGAACGCTGCAAAACGCCTTCGCCGGAAACGATGACTCCAAGTTCCGCGACGGGGCGGAGGACTACGACATCCGCGTGATGCTCGACGCCTTCGACCGGAAGAATCCGGACGACGTGAAGACGATCAATTTCTTCAGCCCTGCCGCCAATCGGCCGGTGCGGCTGGCCGAATTTGCTACCGTTTCGCTGAGTAATGGCCCGTCGTTGCTGGAGCGGAAAAACCGTCGCTCATCCGTTACGGTAACGGCCAATACGCTGGGCACCGGCTCCGGTACGCTGACGGCTGTTATTCAGGCTGACCTGGCCAAAAATCCGCTGCCCGCCGGCGTAACGGTAAGCTGGGGTGGCGACGCCAAGAACCAGAGCGAAGGATTTGGCTCGCTGGGTATTGCCATGCTGGCCGGTCTGATGCTGGTGTATTTCATCATGGTGCTGCTCTACGACAGCTTCGTGTATCCGTTCGTCGTTCTGTTCTCGGTACCGGTAGCGGTTGTGGGGGCTTTGCTGGCGCTGGCGCTGACAGCGTCCAACATCGGCATCTTTGCCATGCTGGGTATGCTGATGCTCATTGGTCTGGTGGTAAAAAACGCCATTCTGATCGTGGACTTTGCCAATCAGCAGAAAGCAGAAGGCGTACCGTTCCGGCAGGCTATTCTGCACGCGGGCAAAGAACGGCTGCGGCCTATCCTGATGACAACTATCGCCATGGTGATCGGGATGATTCCCATTGCTACGGCCAGCGGGGCCGGGGCCGAATGGAAAAACTCACTCGCCTGGGTACTCATTGGCGGGCTGAGCAGCTCGATGGTCCTGACGATCTACCTTGTACCGATGATGTACTACCTCGTCGACCGCACGCAGGAATGGGTTGGCAACCGCTTCCGGAAACCGAAAACGGCCAAGCCCGTACCCCAACCGGTTTGA
- a CDS encoding DUF5686 and carboxypeptidase-like regulatory domain-containing protein has product MPTHLLTRLFIGGLVSWLMLGNTAWAQQSVRGRVVDAKSSEPVPFATVVVPGTQIGTNTDASGAFSLTLPGVTDTLRLQVSQVGYQTLSKPFRGELEVVFRLVPDAKRLQEVYVRGKRQRYRNKDNPAVALIRRVIDAKDKNRRSGVSTYQYEKYEKIRLDISNVNEKFRQGRAFKNFQFIFDYLDSSNVLGTVSLPLYLKESLSDVYFRQTPRAYKEYLKAEKKVGLERYFDSNGIGAYLNRLYEEIDIYADNISLLANQFPSPISPLAPTLYRFVLGDTVVYDSVRCVKLGFAPRNRADMAFEGTMWVALDSSYAVRKVSMGVPKGINLNLVTAVQIDQEFSRVASDRLMLTRDEVAINFSLVKDEDRIGVLGTRTGTYRNYQIDAPIDDKLFKPVQRVVVLPEAAQQTDSFWQERRHTVLSKSERGVYTMTDSIQQVPLFKRAARIATALLFGYVDLNKFEIGPVNSFYSFNPVEGFRLRVGGRSMARLNPRLYAETYGAYGFKDHQWKYFGALTYSLNGRSIYDFPNNFVRVSYQYDTRIPGQELQFIQEDNVLLSIKRGSNDRWTYNNVFRVDYRQEYASGFSYDLGFKTLRQTAAGSLRFTSPAHPDLPGSIPSTEFSLSLRYAPNEKFFQGKNYRIPIVNQYPIMQLRYTAGVSGLFGGQYDFQSITGRFNKRFYVSPVGFTDFTVEGGRLFGTVPYPLLIIHRANQSYSYQLESYNLMNYLEFVSDRYGALFVDHYFNGFIFNKLPLIKKLKFREVITMKALWGGLGANNRPSSADANDIQFLTTADGRPATYALGTKPYMEVSVGVSNIFKIFRLDLVRRLTYLDQPNVSAYGIRGRFKFDF; this is encoded by the coding sequence ATGCCTACTCATTTACTTACTCGACTATTTATTGGAGGACTGGTTAGCTGGTTAATGCTGGGGAATACCGCCTGGGCCCAGCAGTCGGTTCGGGGACGCGTCGTTGACGCCAAGTCCAGCGAACCGGTGCCGTTTGCGACGGTCGTTGTCCCAGGCACCCAGATCGGCACCAACACGGATGCCAGCGGGGCGTTCTCGTTGACGTTACCCGGTGTTACCGACACCCTGCGTTTGCAGGTATCACAGGTGGGTTATCAGACGCTGAGCAAACCCTTTCGGGGCGAACTGGAGGTGGTCTTTCGGCTGGTGCCCGATGCCAAGCGACTTCAGGAAGTATACGTGCGTGGCAAACGCCAGCGTTACCGTAACAAAGACAACCCGGCTGTTGCGCTGATCCGGCGCGTCATCGACGCGAAGGATAAAAACCGGCGGTCGGGGGTGTCGACCTATCAATACGAGAAGTACGAGAAAATCCGACTCGACATCAGCAACGTAAACGAAAAATTCCGGCAGGGGCGGGCCTTCAAAAACTTTCAGTTCATCTTCGATTACCTCGACTCCTCCAACGTACTGGGAACGGTATCGCTCCCGCTGTATCTGAAAGAAAGCCTGTCCGATGTCTATTTCCGGCAGACGCCCCGCGCCTACAAAGAGTACCTCAAGGCTGAAAAGAAAGTAGGGCTGGAACGGTATTTCGACTCCAATGGTATTGGCGCGTACCTGAATCGCCTGTACGAGGAAATCGATATCTACGCCGACAATATCAGCCTGCTGGCTAATCAGTTTCCAAGTCCCATCTCGCCCCTGGCCCCTACACTGTACCGGTTTGTGCTGGGCGATACGGTTGTTTATGACAGTGTACGCTGCGTAAAGCTGGGGTTTGCTCCGCGTAACCGCGCCGACATGGCTTTCGAAGGAACGATGTGGGTAGCGCTGGATTCGAGCTATGCCGTGCGGAAAGTGAGCATGGGCGTTCCCAAAGGCATAAACCTCAACCTCGTAACGGCCGTTCAGATCGATCAGGAGTTCAGTCGCGTGGCGAGTGACCGGCTCATGCTCACCCGCGATGAGGTAGCTATCAATTTTAGCTTGGTTAAAGATGAGGACCGGATCGGCGTGCTGGGAACCCGAACGGGAACGTACCGCAACTACCAGATCGACGCGCCCATCGATGATAAGCTGTTCAAACCTGTGCAGCGGGTCGTTGTCCTGCCCGAAGCTGCCCAGCAAACTGACTCGTTCTGGCAGGAGCGCCGGCACACGGTATTGAGCAAGAGCGAACGGGGTGTCTACACCATGACCGACAGTATTCAGCAGGTACCGCTGTTCAAGCGGGCTGCCCGTATTGCAACGGCCCTGCTCTTCGGCTACGTCGACCTGAACAAGTTCGAAATCGGGCCGGTCAACTCGTTCTATAGTTTTAACCCCGTCGAAGGGTTCCGACTGCGGGTGGGTGGCCGGTCGATGGCGCGGCTCAACCCCCGCCTGTATGCCGAAACGTACGGAGCTTATGGCTTCAAGGACCACCAGTGGAAATACTTCGGAGCGTTGACCTACTCGCTCAACGGCCGGTCGATCTATGATTTTCCCAACAACTTTGTGCGCGTTTCCTACCAGTACGATACCCGGATTCCAGGACAGGAACTGCAGTTTATCCAGGAAGATAACGTACTCTTATCGATCAAGCGCGGGTCAAACGACCGTTGGACCTACAACAACGTATTCCGGGTCGATTACCGGCAGGAATACGCCAGCGGGTTTAGTTACGACCTGGGATTCAAAACCCTCCGGCAGACCGCAGCCGGTAGTCTGCGGTTTACCTCGCCCGCTCACCCCGACCTGCCCGGTTCGATCCCGTCCACCGAATTCAGCCTCAGCCTTCGCTACGCGCCGAACGAGAAATTCTTTCAGGGAAAAAACTACCGGATACCCATCGTCAACCAGTATCCGATCATGCAGCTGCGGTACACGGCGGGTGTCAGCGGCCTGTTTGGTGGGCAGTACGATTTTCAGAGCATTACAGGCCGGTTCAATAAACGATTCTACGTGTCGCCGGTTGGCTTCACCGACTTTACGGTCGAAGGGGGGCGGCTGTTCGGGACCGTACCGTACCCGCTGCTGATCATTCACCGGGCCAACCAGTCGTACTCCTACCAGCTCGAATCCTATAATTTGATGAATTACCTGGAGTTTGTCAGCGACCGTTACGGTGCTTTGTTCGTCGACCATTATTTCAATGGATTTATTTTTAACAAGCTACCGTTGATCAAAAAACTGAAATTCCGGGAGGTCATTACGATGAAAGCGCTGTGGGGTGGTTTGGGGGCTAATAACCGGCCATCATCCGCCGATGCCAACGATATACAGTTTCTGACAACAGCCGACGGCCGGCCAGCTACCTACGCACTGGGTACCAAACCGTATATGGAAGTTAGCGTTGGCGTGTCGAATATTTTCAAGATTTTCCGACTGGACCTGGTTCGTCGGTTAACGTACCTCGATCAACCAAACGTTAGTGCGTATGGTATTCGGGGGCGCTTTAAATTTGATTTCTGA
- a CDS encoding TolC family protein: MKFLRWYYYAIPLLTNTVVGAQDVSLDQLIAKSLVGNYSVQAARLDELRTEALIAEVKASSRPQVNLAGDYRRYLKIPGQVVPAAAFGGPEGSYSVLAFGLPYNLSTSVQASQPIFNQSLLIATKAAKASRDLSQLQTQKTKEDVAYTVSATYYNLQTVAQQIAFLQTNLTSTDRLIQITDLLRQNKLAKGVDVDRLQLSKTASQTQIESLQATYNELLNTLKFLTGMAQTDTLRVRTAIDESVPVTPANEYTINRTDLQLLDQQKTLNGLEQRNIKAGFTPTVSAYGVANSSVYATGGDNSYIKNVPGYWLGLQLNWSVFDGLARKARLGQKRIDEQKLDVQVRQTRESIALDIANARNKFLVEQQNLTTNQGQVALAGKVYTQTQLQFKEGTVDITDVVQAENSLRDAQNNYLNTLVSLRTAELNWKKATGSLIGR; encoded by the coding sequence ATGAAATTTTTACGATGGTATTACTACGCTATTCCGTTGCTGACGAACACGGTTGTCGGCGCGCAGGATGTCTCGCTTGATCAGCTGATTGCCAAATCGTTAGTGGGTAATTACAGTGTCCAGGCCGCCCGGCTGGATGAATTGAGAACGGAGGCTCTTATTGCGGAGGTAAAAGCGAGCAGCCGTCCGCAGGTGAATCTAGCCGGTGATTACCGACGGTACCTGAAAATTCCGGGCCAGGTGGTTCCTGCAGCGGCATTCGGCGGACCCGAGGGCTCCTACTCGGTGCTGGCTTTTGGACTGCCTTATAACCTGTCAACATCCGTTCAGGCATCACAGCCGATCTTCAACCAGTCGTTGCTGATTGCCACGAAAGCCGCTAAAGCCAGCCGGGACCTATCGCAGCTGCAAACCCAAAAGACCAAAGAAGATGTCGCGTACACCGTATCGGCTACGTATTACAACCTGCAGACAGTTGCCCAGCAGATCGCCTTTCTGCAAACCAACCTGACATCGACCGACCGGCTTATCCAGATCACCGACCTGCTTCGGCAAAACAAACTGGCAAAAGGCGTTGATGTCGACCGGCTGCAGTTGAGTAAAACAGCCTCACAAACCCAGATCGAATCACTGCAGGCCACGTACAATGAGTTATTGAATACGTTGAAATTCCTGACCGGCATGGCCCAGACGGATACCCTGCGGGTCCGGACCGCCATCGATGAGTCGGTGCCGGTAACGCCTGCCAACGAATACACCATTAACCGGACCGACCTGCAACTGCTCGATCAGCAGAAAACCCTCAACGGGCTCGAACAGCGTAACATCAAAGCGGGCTTTACCCCAACCGTTTCGGCCTATGGTGTCGCCAACAGTTCGGTCTACGCTACCGGTGGGGATAATTCCTACATCAAAAATGTGCCGGGCTACTGGCTCGGTCTTCAGCTGAACTGGAGCGTATTTGACGGGCTGGCCCGGAAAGCCAGACTCGGCCAGAAACGTATCGACGAGCAGAAACTGGACGTCCAGGTTCGGCAAACCCGCGAATCCATTGCGCTCGACATTGCCAACGCCCGCAATAAGTTTCTGGTGGAGCAGCAGAACCTTACCACCAACCAGGGACAGGTAGCACTGGCTGGAAAAGTGTACACCCAGACACAACTTCAATTTAAGGAAGGCACCGTCGACATCACCGACGTTGTGCAGGCCGAAAACTCCCTCCGCGATGCACAAAACAACTACCTCAACACGCTGGTCAGTCTCCGGACGGCCGAACTGAACTGGAAGAAAGCGACAGGCAGTCTCATCGGCCGGTAA
- a CDS encoding GtrA family protein, protein MFSGLPVFVRALLGSLLATGSDYSVSFGLHHWFRVSGVVATGLGASVGAVVGFVLSRYWVFPGQRRSRPQQAMRYGMVSLLGGTGNMAGMQLAELAHLPFSPARVGVGLLVYLFISYPINRRYVFS, encoded by the coding sequence ATGTTTTCTGGGTTACCTGTTTTTGTTCGGGCGCTGCTAGGCTCATTGCTGGCTACGGGGTCGGACTATAGTGTATCGTTTGGGTTGCACCACTGGTTTCGGGTATCGGGCGTGGTGGCAACGGGCCTGGGTGCCTCAGTGGGTGCAGTAGTGGGATTCGTCCTTAGCCGTTACTGGGTTTTTCCGGGTCAGCGTCGGTCCCGGCCCCAGCAGGCCATGCGCTACGGCATGGTGAGTTTACTGGGTGGAACGGGTAACATGGCGGGCATGCAGCTGGCCGAACTCGCCCACCTGCCGTTTAGTCCGGCCCGGGTTGGCGTTGGCCTGCTTGTGTACCTATTTATATCGTACCCCATCAACCGGCGGTACGTCTTTTCATAA